The genomic window CCTGCAACTTGATCGCTGCCGGGTGCTCCTCGTTGGACCACTCCAGGATTATCACTTCGCGCGTCTCTTCGTCCGATCGACCCTCCCCGCGTCCTACGACGGGCGCCCGGAAGGGGATGCGCTCACGCGCCATGTAGAGACGATGCAGTTCGTCGTAAGCCTGGTCCGGATCGTCGGGTTGCCACAGTCCCGTGAAGATCCTGTCACCACCCTCGTGGCTCTCCCAGGTGAACGTCCCCGTGCCTGTGAAGTCGGCTAGTTGTGCCCGACGTTTCATCCTGCCCTCCTGTGTACTCACGTACCCTCATTCTCGCAGACGAGGTGAGGGCAGAATGTGGAGTGCCGGCCTGCTGCCGATGGGGATGGGCTCTAGCGCCTCTCAGGAATCGCCACTTGGCGCGTCGGCGGAGCGAAGAGCCAACCTATGACAGCCCCCAGCAGCAGCGCTCCGGCGTAGACGAGCGGCGCCGGTATCTCCTGTACGGCGAAGCGAACCGGGATGCCCACCAACGGCACGAAGGCGAGAGCGGTGCCGAGCGCGTAGCCCGACTTGTGACCGGAGGCGTCGAGCGGCTGTCTTCTCATGGGAACAGGGTAACCGGCCGGGCGCCGCTCGGCTTCAGGACGGCTGGGCCCGGGAGGCGCCCTCTATCTCGCCGGCGATCTCCTCGGCGACCGCAGACACCTCCTCCAAAGTGGGCCCTTCGACCATCACCCGGACCAGCGGTTCGGTGCCGCTCGCTCGAACGTTCACCCTGCCGCTCCCGACGAAGCGTTCCTCTGCCCGAGACACCGCCTTCAGCACCGCCTGATCTTCGCAGACGCGCTCCTTCAGTTCGCTCGGTACCGTGACGTTGCGGATCGTTTGCGGGAAGACCGGGATCTCGTCCATCCACGCCTCGAGCGGCCGGCGTGACTTGCGTACCGCCGAGAGCAGCTGCAGCGCCGTGAGGATGCCGTCGCCCGTGGGTGCGATGTCGAGGAAGAGCACGTGTCCCGACTGCTCGCCACCCAGTTCGAGGTTACGGCTCTTCAGCCCTTCGAAGACGTAACGGTCGCCCACCCGTTCGCGGTGCATGAGCACACCGTGGCCCTCCAGGTAGCGCTCGACGCCCAGGTTCGACATCGTGGTAGCGACCACCTCCTTCTCGCCGCGCACCAGAGCGCAGATGGCCATGACGTGATCACCGGTCACCAGCCGGCCCCTTCTGTCGACCAGCATCGCTCTGTCCGCATCTCCGTCGAAGGCTATGCCTACCTCGAGACCGTGGTTCTTCACCCGCTGCTGTAAAGGTTCAGGATGGGTCGAGCCGCACTCCACGTTGATGTTCTGCCCATCGGGCGAGGCGTTGATCACGTCGAGGCGGGCTCCGATCTGCGTGAAGACCCGGGGGGCGATCTCGGAGGCGGCGCCGTTGGCGCAGTCGAGCCCCACCTTCATGCCATCGAGATAGGGGGCGTGGGCGAGGAGGAAGCGCTGGTAGTCGGCGTCGTCCCGTCGGTAGCGGCGGGAACTGCCGACCGCTTCCCTCGTCACCGCCGCCAGGCTGTCGAGGTCCTCGTCCAGCAGGGCCTCGATGGCCTGTTCGGTCTCATCCGAGAGTTTCTCGCCCTTGCCGTTGAAGAACTTGATGCCGTTGTCGAAGTAGGGGTTGTGCGAGGCGCTGACGACGATGCCCGCGTCTGCCCCGAGCGACCGGGTGAGGTGGGAGACGCCGGGTGTCGGTACTACCCCCAGCCAGACGGCATCGGCGCCACGAGCGTTGAGCCCTGCGACGAGCGCATGGGCGAGCATGGGGCCCGAGCGCCGGGTATCCATCCCGACCGTGAAGCGAGGCCGCTCGAGCCCGTCGCGTTTGAGGGTCTCGGCGGCCGCGACACCGAGTCGGAAGGCGAAGGTGGCGGTCATAGGGTGCTGGCCGGCCACGCCTCGGACGCCGTCGGTGCCGAAATAGCGTCTTGTCGTCATGCTGACGATTCTACCCCCGCCCCTGGGCGGGGCCGGGGCGCTTCACTCACGGCTGTGAGCTACTTGGCTTCGAGCCAGTTCTCGCCGACGCCCACCTCTACCAACAGCGGAACGTCCATCCGGTAGGCGTTCTCCATCGTTTCAC from Trueperaceae bacterium includes these protein-coding regions:
- a CDS encoding LapA family protein; the protein is MRRQPLDASGHKSGYALGTALAFVPLVGIPVRFAVQEIPAPLVYAGALLLGAVIGWLFAPPTRQVAIPERR
- the glmM gene encoding phosphoglucosamine mutase; this translates as MTTRRYFGTDGVRGVAGQHPMTATFAFRLGVAAAETLKRDGLERPRFTVGMDTRRSGPMLAHALVAGLNARGADAVWLGVVPTPGVSHLTRSLGADAGIVVSASHNPYFDNGIKFFNGKGEKLSDETEQAIEALLDEDLDSLAAVTREAVGSSRRYRRDDADYQRFLLAHAPYLDGMKVGLDCANGAASEIAPRVFTQIGARLDVINASPDGQNINVECGSTHPEPLQQRVKNHGLEVGIAFDGDADRAMLVDRRGRLVTGDHVMAICALVRGEKEVVATTMSNLGVERYLEGHGVLMHRERVGDRYVFEGLKSRNLELGGEQSGHVLFLDIAPTGDGILTALQLLSAVRKSRRPLEAWMDEIPVFPQTIRNVTVPSELKERVCEDQAVLKAVSRAEERFVGSGRVNVRASGTEPLVRVMVEGPTLEEVSAVAEEIAGEIEGASRAQPS